A DNA window from Tachysurus vachellii isolate PV-2020 chromosome 20, HZAU_Pvac_v1, whole genome shotgun sequence contains the following coding sequences:
- the hmgb1a gene encoding high mobility group protein B1a produces the protein MGKDPTKPRGKMSSYAYFVQTCREEHKKKHPDTSVNFSEFSKKCSERWKTMSAKEKGKFEDMARLDKARYEREMKNYVPPRGEKKKRFKDPNAPKRPPSAFFIFCAEYRPKVKEETPGLSIGDVAKKLGEMWNKTSAEEKQPYEKKAAKLKEKYEKDIAAYRKGKVVGGAAKAPTKPDKADDDDDDDDDDDDDDDDDEDDDDE, from the exons ATGGGGAAAGACCCAACAAAGCCAAGGGGCAAAATGTCCTCTTATGCCTATTTTGTCCAGACCTGCAGAGAGGAACATAAGAAGAAACATCCTGACACATCAGTCAATTTCTCAGAATTCTCTAAAAAGTGCTCTGAGCGGTGGAAG actaTGTCAGCTAAGGAAAAGGGCAAGTTTGAAGACATGGCCAGACTTGATAAGGCCCGTTATGAACGGGAGATGAAGAACTATGTACCTCCCAGAggtgaaaagaagaagaggttTAAGGACCCCAATGCTCCTAAGAGACCCCC GTCAgcctttttcattttctgtgcGGAATATCGGCCCAAGGTAAAAGAGGAGACCCCAGGATTGTCTATTGGAGATGTGGCTAAGAAGCTTGGGGAAATGTGGAACAAGACCTCTGCTGAAGAGAAGCAGCCTTATGAGAAGAAGGCAGCCAAGCTGAAGGAGAAATATGAGAAG GACATTGCAGCATATCGGAAGGGAAAAGTTGTTGGGGGTGCTGCGAAAGCCCCCACCAAACCAGACAAAGCggatgacgatgatgacgacgacgatgacgacgacgacgacgacgacgatgatgaagATGACGATGATGAGTAA